One genomic segment of Marinitoga piezophila KA3 includes these proteins:
- a CDS encoding FAD-dependent oxidoreductase encodes MVKQEYDVVIIGGVAAGTSAAASAKRGNKDLKIAIFQKEPYISYGGCGLPYVISGDVKSPEAVIALTPETFKEKKGADVFVNHEVYEVDFSNKILYVKSGDEEKEVSYKKLVISTGASPIIPDFKAWGEEGIFKLRNPDDAASILKFINEKSPETAIVIGGGFIGVETAEALKSHGIEITIIEGMDHLLGSIEPEIHEEFKTAIESKGVKLVFNTFAKDIIKENGKFKVLTDENTYEADMVIVSIGVRPNTAFLQGKGLEMAKNGAIIVNNKMETNIKDVYSAGDCATVNHFITNENVYIPLGTTANKQGRIAGKNISGGNDSFIGVVGSLITKFEDIEYAKTGLTLKEALEKGFDAEAVVIKSGSKAHYYKGSKKILMKLVFEKKTGRILGAQFVGGEIHPRLNAITSLIYNNGTVDMLRNMDLAYSPPFSPVWDIDLVAATQAMKKI; translated from the coding sequence ATGGTAAAACAGGAATATGATGTTGTAATTATTGGAGGAGTAGCAGCTGGAACAAGTGCCGCTGCAAGTGCAAAAAGAGGTAATAAAGACTTAAAAATTGCTATATTTCAAAAAGAACCATATATTTCATATGGTGGATGTGGATTGCCATATGTAATTAGTGGCGACGTAAAATCTCCAGAAGCAGTAATAGCTTTAACACCAGAAACATTTAAAGAAAAAAAAGGTGCAGATGTATTTGTAAATCATGAAGTATATGAAGTTGATTTTTCAAATAAGATTTTATATGTAAAATCAGGTGATGAAGAAAAAGAGGTTTCATATAAAAAGCTGGTTATTTCAACAGGTGCTTCACCAATAATTCCTGATTTTAAAGCATGGGGAGAAGAAGGAATATTTAAATTAAGAAATCCTGATGATGCAGCTTCAATTTTAAAATTTATAAATGAAAAAAGTCCAGAAACGGCAATTGTTATTGGTGGAGGATTTATAGGTGTTGAAACAGCAGAAGCTTTAAAATCACATGGTATAGAAATTACAATAATTGAAGGAATGGATCATTTATTGGGAAGTATTGAGCCAGAAATTCATGAAGAGTTTAAAACAGCAATTGAATCAAAAGGTGTAAAACTTGTATTTAATACCTTTGCAAAAGATATTATAAAAGAAAACGGTAAATTTAAAGTATTAACCGATGAAAATACATATGAAGCAGATATGGTAATTGTTTCAATTGGAGTTAGACCAAATACGGCATTTTTACAGGGTAAAGGATTGGAAATGGCTAAAAATGGTGCTATTATAGTTAATAACAAAATGGAAACCAATATAAAAGACGTATATAGCGCAGGAGATTGTGCAACTGTAAATCATTTTATAACAAATGAAAATGTATATATTCCACTTGGAACAACAGCTAATAAACAGGGAAGAATTGCAGGTAAAAATATTTCAGGAGGCAATGACTCATTTATAGGTGTTGTTGGTTCATTAATTACTAAATTTGAAGATATTGAGTATGCAAAGACAGGTTTAACACTTAAAGAAGCGCTTGAAAAAGGATTTGATGCTGAAGCAGTTGTTATAAAATCAGGTAGTAAAGCACATTATTATAAAGGTTCAAAGAAAATATTAATGAAATTGGTTTTCGAAAAGAAAACAGGAAGGATTTTAGGCGCTCAATTTGTAGGTGGCGAAATTCATCCAAGATTAAATGCAATAACTTCATTAATATATAATAACGGTACAGTTGATATGTTAAGAAATATGGACTTAGCATATTCACCACCGTTCTCACCAGTTTGGGATATTGATTTAGTTGCAGCTACTCAGGCAATGAAAAAAATATAA